One segment of Actinomycetota bacterium DNA contains the following:
- the murB gene encoding UDP-N-acetylmuramate dehydrogenase, with protein sequence MSPADRAAEILRGGAHGRVERDHPVGPLTSYGLGGEAAVFLEAEGDQDLSALARALEETGLPLLMLGRGSNMLVSDRGFSGVAVRLGAGFRWTRVEGSRIEAGAGVPLPSVAVLSGQHSLAGLEFAVAIPASVGGAVRMNAGAHGRSVGEVLQEVDVFRIATAVRERIPAGRLGFSYRSTDLPVDAVVVGAGFALTPGDEAEIKDKLREARDWRRANQPLNLPNAGSVFKNPPGDAAGRIIEQVCGKGLRVGGARISEIHANFIVAAAGAKADDVYTLIRRIQRRVKEETRIELEPEVRLVGEFEEVEDGAPAR encoded by the coding sequence ATGAGTCCGGCCGATCGCGCCGCCGAGATCCTGCGCGGAGGCGCGCACGGACGCGTCGAACGAGATCACCCGGTCGGGCCGCTCACCTCCTACGGCCTCGGCGGGGAGGCCGCCGTGTTCCTCGAGGCCGAAGGCGATCAAGACCTCAGCGCGCTCGCGCGAGCCCTGGAAGAGACCGGCCTTCCGCTCCTCATGCTGGGGCGGGGCTCGAACATGCTCGTGTCCGACCGTGGGTTCTCCGGCGTCGCGGTCCGGCTCGGCGCCGGGTTCCGATGGACTCGCGTCGAGGGCTCACGCATCGAGGCGGGAGCCGGGGTGCCCCTGCCCAGCGTCGCCGTCTTGTCCGGGCAGCACTCGCTCGCCGGCTTGGAGTTCGCGGTCGCCATCCCGGCCTCGGTCGGGGGAGCGGTTCGGATGAACGCCGGCGCCCACGGTCGTTCCGTGGGCGAAGTGCTTCAGGAGGTCGACGTCTTCCGCATCGCGACGGCGGTCCGGGAGCGCATCCCCGCCGGGCGGCTGGGGTTCTCGTATCGGTCCACCGACCTGCCGGTCGACGCCGTCGTCGTCGGGGCCGGGTTCGCGCTGACGCCCGGCGACGAGGCGGAGATCAAGGACAAGCTTCGTGAGGCGAGGGACTGGCGCCGTGCGAATCAACCGCTGAACCTGCCCAACGCCGGAAGCGTCTTCAAGAACCCGCCGGGAGACGCCGCCGGGCGGATCATCGAACAGGTCTGCGGCAAAGGCTTGCGGGTCGGCGGCGCGCGGATCTCAGAGATCCATGCGAACTTCATCGTGGCCGCGGCCGGAGCAAAGGCCGACGACGTCTACACGTTGATCCGCCGCATCCAACGACGCGTCAAGGAAGAGACGCGAATCGAGCTCGAGCCGGAAGTTCGGCTCGTCGGTGAATTCGAGGAGGTCGAGGATGGCGCGCCAGCCCGCTAA
- the murC gene encoding UDP-N-acetylmuramate--L-alanine ligase: MDREPVAELLGSVHLVGIGGAGMSALARVLLARGATVSGSDIKESRGVAALRALGARIAVGHGAENVDGAGAVVVSSAIPGSNPEVLAAREHAIPILQRAQVLALLMRERRGIAVAGTHGKTTTTSMIAMVLRHAGLDPTFLIGGDLNEVGTNAYAGGGEWLVAEADESDGSLLWLAPEIAVINNVEADHLDYYRDEREIRETFVAFAHSIPEMEGAVVLGIDDPGIASLRERIARTTVTFGTDPSADWSGEVLERGPSGQRVRVRHRGEPVGELLLGVPGAHNVRNALAALATSSLVGVPFDVAAEELASFGGVQRRFQLRGNVGGVTVIDDYAHHPTEVRVTLEAAREQGWPRVVAVFQPHRYSRTQLLGRELGAALAGADLAVITDVYGAGEQPVPGVTGKSVVDGLLAARPRARVAYLPKRGEVADFVAGRVDPGDLVLTIGAGDITMLADEVLQALTERATRKDAR, from the coding sequence ATGGATAGGGAGCCGGTCGCCGAGCTGCTGGGGTCGGTGCACCTCGTCGGCATCGGTGGGGCCGGCATGAGTGCGCTCGCGCGAGTGCTCCTCGCGCGGGGCGCGACGGTCAGCGGATCGGACATCAAGGAGTCGCGCGGCGTCGCCGCGCTCCGGGCGCTCGGCGCGCGCATCGCCGTCGGGCACGGGGCGGAGAACGTGGACGGCGCGGGTGCCGTGGTCGTCTCATCGGCGATCCCGGGCTCCAATCCCGAGGTCCTTGCGGCCCGGGAGCACGCCATCCCGATCCTGCAACGCGCACAGGTGCTGGCGTTGCTGATGCGCGAGCGGCGCGGGATCGCGGTCGCCGGCACGCACGGCAAGACCACGACCACCTCGATGATCGCGATGGTGCTGCGACACGCCGGACTCGATCCGACGTTCCTCATCGGCGGGGATCTGAACGAGGTCGGTACGAACGCGTACGCCGGGGGAGGGGAGTGGCTGGTCGCGGAGGCAGACGAGAGTGACGGATCGCTTCTGTGGCTTGCCCCGGAGATCGCCGTGATCAACAACGTCGAGGCCGATCATCTCGACTACTACCGCGACGAGCGAGAGATCCGCGAAACGTTCGTCGCGTTCGCGCACAGCATTCCCGAGATGGAGGGAGCGGTTGTCCTCGGCATCGACGATCCGGGGATCGCGTCGCTCCGCGAGCGTATCGCACGGACGACGGTGACCTTCGGGACCGACCCGTCCGCCGATTGGTCGGGCGAGGTGCTCGAGCGGGGACCGTCCGGCCAGCGCGTCCGGGTTCGTCACCGCGGCGAGCCGGTCGGGGAGCTGCTGCTCGGCGTCCCGGGTGCGCACAACGTCCGCAACGCGCTGGCGGCGCTGGCCACGTCATCGCTCGTCGGCGTGCCGTTCGATGTGGCGGCGGAAGAGCTCGCTTCCTTCGGCGGCGTGCAGCGACGATTCCAGCTGCGCGGCAACGTCGGCGGGGTCACCGTGATCGACGACTACGCGCACCATCCCACCGAGGTGCGGGTGACGCTCGAAGCCGCGCGTGAGCAGGGCTGGCCGCGCGTGGTCGCGGTGTTCCAGCCGCATCGCTACTCGAGGACGCAGCTCCTCGGACGTGAGCTCGGTGCGGCACTCGCCGGCGCCGACCTCGCCGTCATCACCGACGTATACGGAGCGGGCGAACAGCCGGTCCCCGGCGTGACCGGGAAATCCGTCGTGGACGGCCTGCTGGCCGCGAGGCCGCGGGCTCGGGTCGCGTACCTGCCGAAGCGCGGCGAGGTCGCCGACTTCGTCGCCGGGCGCGTGGACCCGGGTGATCTGGTCCTGACCATCGGCGCCGGCGACATCACGATGCTCGCCGATGAGGTCCTTCAGGCGCTGACCGAGCGCGCGACCCGGAAGGACGCCCGATGA
- the murG gene encoding undecaprenyldiphospho-muramoylpentapeptide beta-N-acetylglucosaminyltransferase → MSTSIVIAAGGTAGHVYPGIALADALRRARPDARVNFVGTPRGIEKDAVPGAGYPLEMIDVIPWSRTLGAKRFLAPPSAALATARVRALLGRIAPDIVVGMGGYASLPVVLAARSRRLPAVLHEQNAIPGVANVVGARSTRRIAVTFPETRERFPRGIEVRVLGNPLREQIAALDRAAMRPEAIGALALEASRRTLLVMGGSLGAARLNDAVVGLAERWRDRADLQVFVSAGRMHGEALRERLDEAAGGHALLIRCVDYLDKVEHAYAAADVALCRAGAATVMELAAVGLPSVLVPYPYARANHQEANARALAREGGAEVVLDRDATADSLAIALERLLDDESAREKMAVGARSFAKPSAAGDLAAWVLELGRRDG, encoded by the coding sequence GTGAGTACGAGCATCGTGATCGCGGCGGGCGGAACGGCCGGACACGTCTACCCCGGCATCGCGCTGGCCGACGCGCTCCGCCGGGCCCGGCCGGATGCCCGCGTGAACTTCGTCGGGACCCCGCGCGGCATCGAGAAGGACGCGGTTCCCGGAGCCGGGTACCCGCTCGAGATGATCGACGTGATCCCATGGTCCCGGACGCTCGGCGCGAAACGGTTCCTCGCTCCGCCCTCGGCCGCCCTGGCGACGGCCCGCGTGCGCGCGCTGCTCGGGAGGATCGCGCCCGATATCGTCGTAGGGATGGGTGGCTACGCCAGCCTGCCGGTCGTGCTCGCAGCCCGTTCCCGTCGCCTCCCGGCCGTCCTGCACGAGCAGAATGCGATCCCGGGGGTGGCGAACGTGGTCGGCGCACGTTCCACGAGGCGCATCGCCGTCACCTTCCCCGAGACGCGCGAGCGTTTCCCTCGCGGGATCGAGGTGCGCGTGCTCGGCAATCCCCTTCGTGAGCAGATCGCCGCGCTGGATCGCGCGGCGATGCGTCCTGAGGCGATCGGCGCGCTGGCGCTCGAGGCCTCGAGACGGACCCTGCTGGTGATGGGCGGGAGCCTCGGCGCAGCACGGCTGAACGACGCGGTGGTCGGGCTTGCCGAGCGCTGGCGCGATCGGGCGGATCTCCAAGTCTTCGTGTCGGCCGGACGTATGCACGGCGAAGCCCTGCGTGAACGGCTCGACGAGGCGGCCGGCGGACACGCGCTGCTGATCCGGTGCGTCGACTACCTCGATAAGGTCGAGCACGCGTACGCAGCCGCCGACGTCGCACTGTGCCGGGCCGGCGCGGCGACCGTCATGGAGCTCGCGGCGGTGGGCTTGCCGTCGGTGCTCGTGCCCTATCCGTACGCACGGGCTAACCACCAAGAGGCCAACGCCCGCGCGCTGGCGCGCGAAGGGGGGGCCGAGGTCGTGCTCGACCGGGACGCGACGGCGGATTCCCTCGCTATCGCGCTCGAGCGTCTGCTGGACGATGAATCCGCGCGCGAGAAGATGGCGGTCGGAGCGCGGAGCTTCGCGAAGCCTTCGGCCGCCGGCGACCTGGCGGCGTGGGTTCTGGAGCTCGGGAGACGCGATGGATAG
- the ftsW gene encoding putative lipid II flippase FtsW, with translation MTVVELAKTRIWQRARATGKKAGAGAGTRTYYVMTSITAILLGFGLVMILSASSVSSYTQYGSSFMFFQRQVVWAVIGVAAMFVASRIDYHRWRGLGWIVLLVTIGGLVLVLHPSFGTRVGGSSRWLGFGSMRIQPSEIAKLALLLVAADVVVRKNGRMTSLREVILPLGVLVAIVAGLIMLQPDLGTTLIVAAIVFVVIFAGGLPLPLIAGLGVVGLLGAGGMALAEGYRRARIFAFLNPFADPLNSGYQAVQSLIALGSGGFFGVGLGASRQKWLYVPNAHTDFIFAILGEELGLIGTMMVIGLFVGFAYVGVRTARRAPDAFGRLVAIGVTTWIVGQAIVNMGAVTGLLPITGVPLPLVSFGGSALVVSLIGIGILANIARQEQWPPPGTSKAKAQKPGRALRVATQRADRARATSRPSTARR, from the coding sequence GTGACGGTCGTGGAGCTCGCCAAGACCAGGATCTGGCAGCGTGCGCGGGCAACGGGGAAGAAGGCCGGTGCCGGAGCGGGGACGCGCACCTACTACGTGATGACGTCCATTACGGCCATCCTGCTCGGCTTCGGGCTGGTGATGATCCTATCCGCCTCCTCCGTTTCGTCCTACACCCAGTACGGGTCGTCATTCATGTTCTTCCAGCGACAGGTGGTGTGGGCCGTCATCGGGGTCGCGGCGATGTTTGTCGCGAGCCGTATCGACTATCACCGCTGGCGCGGACTCGGATGGATCGTGCTCCTCGTCACGATCGGTGGACTCGTGCTCGTGCTTCACCCGTCCTTCGGTACGCGGGTCGGTGGGTCGAGCCGTTGGCTCGGTTTCGGGAGCATGCGGATCCAGCCCTCGGAGATCGCGAAGCTCGCGCTGCTGCTCGTCGCCGCGGACGTGGTCGTGCGCAAGAACGGAAGGATGACGAGCCTGCGCGAGGTGATCCTGCCGCTCGGGGTGTTGGTTGCCATCGTCGCCGGGCTCATCATGCTGCAGCCCGACCTCGGCACCACCCTGATCGTGGCCGCGATCGTGTTCGTGGTGATCTTCGCCGGCGGCCTCCCGCTCCCGCTCATCGCCGGCCTCGGTGTCGTCGGTCTCCTTGGTGCCGGCGGGATGGCGCTCGCGGAGGGCTATCGCCGCGCGCGCATCTTCGCGTTCCTCAACCCGTTCGCCGATCCCTTGAACTCGGGATACCAGGCGGTTCAGTCGTTGATCGCGCTTGGGTCCGGAGGGTTCTTCGGCGTCGGGCTCGGCGCCTCCCGACAGAAATGGCTCTACGTCCCCAACGCACATACCGATTTCATCTTCGCCATCCTCGGGGAAGAGCTCGGCCTCATCGGGACGATGATGGTGATCGGGCTCTTCGTGGGATTCGCCTACGTCGGCGTGCGAACGGCGCGTCGCGCCCCCGACGCGTTCGGTCGGCTCGTCGCGATCGGCGTGACCACCTGGATCGTCGGACAGGCGATCGTGAACATGGGCGCCGTCACCGGCTTGTTGCCGATCACCGGGGTTCCGCTTCCGCTGGTGTCGTTCGGCGGGTCCGCCTTGGTCGTCTCGCTCATCGGGATCGGGATCCTCGCCAACATCGCGCGCCAGGAGCAGTGGCCGCCGCCCGGTACCTCGAAGGCGAAGGCGCAGAAACCTGGGCGGGCGCTTCGCGTCGCGACCCAGCGTGCCGATCGCGCGCGAGCGACGTCTCGCCCCTCGACGGCCCGACGGTGA
- the murD gene encoding UDP-N-acetylmuramoyl-L-alanine--D-glutamate ligase encodes MSRAEFAEPGGTAVPGRGASVLVLGLGTSGEAAVRHLIRLGADVTAVDEADDAALRERADALAGARIVLGDAAAGPESAATVDLVVASPGVPEHAPSLGAARAAGVPVWSEVELAFRLADAPILGITGTNGKTTTTGMLAASLVEAGVRATPAGNIGFPLVDAAVEGNEVIVAELSSFQLRHVVSFRTPVGALLNVADDHLDWHGTFDAYVAAKARLFERQASDDFAIHHADAECARAAGGSGGVLVPFSVGPPPKGGAGVRDGKIVVPQGDVVYTAALQARGAPALANAVAAAAAAAAFGAPLEPIARALAEFKPLPHRMELVASIGGVSYVNDSKATNPHAVLAALDGLERVVLIAGGRNKGLDLSSLTAAVGSVRAVVAIGEAGPEIADSFTASGVPAERAGSMDEAVARAAATATAGDTVLLSPGCASFDMFADYKARGESFRAAVKRLSAGNASGGGNA; translated from the coding sequence GTGAGCAGAGCCGAGTTCGCAGAGCCGGGCGGGACGGCCGTGCCCGGGCGTGGGGCGTCGGTGCTCGTGTTGGGACTCGGGACGTCGGGTGAGGCTGCGGTACGCCATCTGATCCGGCTCGGCGCGGACGTCACGGCGGTGGACGAGGCGGACGACGCGGCGCTCAGAGAGCGGGCCGATGCGCTTGCGGGCGCTCGCATCGTCCTCGGCGATGCTGCGGCGGGTCCGGAATCCGCTGCGACGGTCGATCTCGTCGTCGCGAGCCCCGGCGTACCGGAGCACGCTCCTTCCCTGGGGGCCGCGCGAGCCGCCGGGGTGCCGGTGTGGAGCGAGGTTGAACTCGCCTTCCGCCTCGCTGATGCGCCCATCCTCGGTATCACGGGAACCAACGGCAAGACGACGACCACAGGGATGCTCGCCGCCTCGCTCGTCGAGGCCGGGGTCCGGGCGACCCCGGCCGGCAACATCGGGTTCCCCCTCGTCGACGCCGCGGTCGAGGGGAACGAGGTGATCGTCGCCGAGCTTTCGAGCTTCCAACTGCGGCACGTCGTGTCCTTCCGGACTCCGGTGGGCGCACTGCTGAACGTCGCCGACGATCACCTCGACTGGCACGGCACGTTCGACGCGTACGTCGCCGCGAAGGCGCGGCTGTTCGAGCGCCAGGCGAGCGACGACTTCGCCATCCATCACGCGGACGCCGAGTGTGCGCGCGCGGCGGGCGGCTCGGGTGGGGTCTTGGTTCCGTTCTCGGTGGGACCACCCCCCAAGGGAGGGGCGGGCGTGCGCGATGGCAAGATCGTCGTCCCGCAAGGCGACGTGGTCTACACGGCGGCGTTGCAGGCCCGCGGAGCTCCGGCGCTCGCCAACGCCGTCGCTGCGGCGGCCGCAGCCGCCGCGTTCGGGGCGCCGCTCGAGCCGATCGCGCGGGCGCTCGCCGAGTTCAAGCCGTTGCCGCACCGCATGGAGCTGGTCGCGAGCATCGGCGGCGTTTCGTACGTCAACGATTCGAAGGCAACGAACCCGCATGCCGTCCTGGCTGCGCTCGACGGCCTTGAGCGCGTCGTGCTGATCGCGGGTGGGCGCAACAAGGGTCTGGACCTTTCCTCTTTGACGGCGGCCGTCGGGTCCGTTCGCGCCGTCGTGGCGATCGGGGAGGCGGGTCCCGAGATCGCGGACTCGTTCACGGCGTCCGGGGTGCCCGCCGAGCGGGCGGGCTCGATGGACGAAGCCGTCGCGCGCGCGGCGGCGACCGCCACCGCCGGCGACACGGTCTTGCTGTCGCCGGGATGCGCATCGTTCGACATGTTCGCCGACTACAAGGCGCGCGGGGAGTCGTTCCGCGCGGCGGTGAAGCGCTTGTCTGCTGGAAACGCATCCGGAGGGGGGAACGCGTGA
- the mraY gene encoding phospho-N-acetylmuramoyl-pentapeptide-transferase: MRPVLLAALVSLMVTLGGTPFAIRLFRSHGFGQLIREDIGHFHGEKRGTPTMGGVLILGGITAGYLIAHAVAPFRITGTAGLLVLAAAIGLGLVGFTDDYIKIRHQRSLGLNKTAKVIGQLIVAVGFALGAQHIAGASTSLSFVRQTALDLGPFFVVWVFVIMAGTSNGVNLTDGLDGLAAGSSALVFAGYVVIAFWQFRHPCVAAGGPGCYSGVPDPLDLAILAAAALGACAGFLWWNAAPARIFMGDTGSLALGGALAALAVMTSTQLLLVILGGLFVIETTSVVVQVGAFHLFKRRVFKMAPMHHHFELGGWPEFTVIVRFWIIAGLAAALGLGLFYADFLARGGVT, encoded by the coding sequence TTGAGACCGGTCCTTCTCGCCGCGCTCGTGTCGCTGATGGTGACGCTCGGCGGCACGCCGTTCGCGATCCGGTTGTTCCGATCGCACGGCTTCGGTCAGCTCATCCGGGAGGACATCGGCCATTTCCACGGCGAGAAGCGCGGAACGCCGACGATGGGCGGGGTGCTGATCCTCGGCGGGATCACCGCCGGCTATCTGATCGCCCACGCCGTCGCTCCGTTCCGGATCACGGGAACGGCGGGGCTGCTCGTCCTGGCCGCCGCCATCGGACTCGGACTCGTCGGCTTCACCGACGACTACATCAAGATCCGCCATCAGCGCAGCCTTGGGCTGAACAAGACCGCGAAGGTCATCGGTCAGCTCATCGTCGCGGTCGGATTCGCGCTCGGCGCGCAGCACATCGCCGGGGCGTCGACGAGCCTGAGCTTCGTCCGCCAGACGGCGCTCGACCTCGGACCCTTCTTCGTGGTGTGGGTGTTCGTCATCATGGCCGGAACGTCCAACGGCGTGAACCTGACCGACGGCCTCGACGGCCTTGCGGCCGGCTCGAGTGCGCTGGTGTTCGCCGGATACGTCGTGATCGCGTTCTGGCAGTTCCGCCACCCGTGCGTCGCGGCCGGAGGCCCCGGGTGTTACTCGGGCGTGCCGGATCCGCTCGACCTGGCGATCCTCGCGGCCGCCGCACTCGGCGCGTGCGCCGGGTTCCTTTGGTGGAACGCCGCGCCGGCAAGGATCTTCATGGGCGATACCGGGTCGCTCGCGCTCGGCGGGGCGCTCGCAGCGCTCGCCGTGATGACGAGCACCCAGCTCCTGCTCGTGATCCTCGGCGGCCTCTTCGTCATCGAGACCACTTCGGTCGTGGTGCAGGTCGGAGCCTTCCACCTCTTCAAACGGCGTGTATTCAAGATGGCGCCGATGCATCATCACTTCGAGCTGGGCGGATGGCCCGAGTTCACGGTGATCGTTCGTTTCTGGATCATCGCCGGCCTCGCGGCCGCGCTCGGGCTGGGCCTCTTCTATGCCGACTTCCTCGCGCGCGGAGGCGTGACGTGA
- the murF gene encoding UDP-N-acetylmuramoyl-tripeptide--D-alanyl-D-alanine ligase encodes MLPLTAKEVAEMAAGRLDGGDPDVVVTGVAIDSRAARPGDLFVALTGEHTDGHRFLGDAVERGASAVLVREDVELPSGTTAVRVDDTVAGLQRLAAGARTRMTAKLVAITGSSGKTITKELTAAVSRARFATVASAASFNNEIGVPLTILSAGADTEVVVAEVGSRGVGHIEALMPILRPDVSVVLNVGPAHIGLFGSLENVGIAKGELVEGLAPEGVAVLNADDAAVAAMASRTRGRTITFGTGAEADVRAEDVALDGDGTASFTLVSDGDRAKVSLRIAGEHLVSDALAAAAVGHVLGVATKDAATALSSTDGPAWRMQVVDAPEGWRVLNDAYNANPASTAAALKTLVTLGRGRRTWAVLGTMAELGEFSTAEHDRIGRLVVRLGVSRLIVIGEHARPLYEAARLEGMTLEEASLVPDTDQALAMLRASLAPDDVVLVKASRAAGLERVALAIAGEAVA; translated from the coding sequence GTGCTTCCCTTGACGGCGAAGGAGGTAGCGGAGATGGCCGCCGGGCGGCTCGACGGCGGCGATCCCGACGTGGTCGTCACGGGCGTCGCGATCGACTCGCGCGCCGCGCGCCCGGGCGACCTCTTCGTTGCCCTGACCGGGGAGCACACCGACGGTCATCGGTTCCTCGGCGACGCGGTGGAGCGCGGTGCTTCCGCAGTGCTCGTCCGCGAAGACGTAGAGCTTCCGTCCGGGACGACGGCCGTGCGCGTCGACGACACCGTCGCCGGTCTGCAGCGGCTGGCCGCCGGCGCCCGGACGCGGATGACGGCCAAGCTGGTGGCGATCACCGGGTCGTCGGGGAAGACCATAACGAAGGAGCTAACCGCCGCCGTCTCCCGAGCACGCTTCGCGACGGTCGCGAGCGCCGCCTCCTTCAACAACGAGATCGGTGTACCGCTGACGATCCTCTCGGCCGGCGCCGATACCGAAGTCGTCGTCGCCGAAGTCGGCAGCCGCGGTGTCGGCCACATCGAGGCGCTCATGCCGATACTGCGACCCGACGTGAGCGTGGTGCTCAACGTCGGACCGGCGCACATCGGATTGTTCGGTTCCTTGGAGAACGTTGGGATCGCGAAGGGCGAGCTCGTCGAAGGGCTTGCGCCGGAAGGTGTCGCGGTTCTGAACGCCGACGATGCGGCGGTGGCGGCGATGGCGTCACGAACCCGCGGGCGGACCATCACTTTCGGGACCGGCGCCGAAGCGGACGTGCGCGCGGAGGACGTGGCGCTCGACGGCGACGGAACCGCATCGTTCACGCTCGTTTCCGACGGAGACCGCGCGAAGGTTTCGCTCCGCATCGCCGGCGAGCACCTCGTTTCGGATGCGCTGGCGGCGGCGGCAGTCGGGCATGTGCTGGGCGTCGCAACGAAGGATGCAGCGACGGCGCTGTCGTCGACGGACGGACCCGCGTGGCGTATGCAGGTGGTGGATGCGCCGGAAGGATGGCGCGTCCTCAACGACGCCTATAACGCGAACCCGGCCTCAACCGCGGCCGCATTGAAGACGCTCGTGACCCTCGGTCGCGGCAGGCGAACCTGGGCGGTGCTCGGGACGATGGCCGAGCTCGGGGAGTTCTCAACGGCCGAACACGACCGGATCGGACGGCTCGTGGTGCGGCTCGGCGTGTCGAGGCTCATCGTGATCGGCGAGCACGCTCGGCCCTTGTACGAAGCCGCACGGCTCGAGGGGATGACGCTCGAGGAAGCGTCGCTCGTTCCCGACACAGACCAGGCCCTGGCGATGCTCCGGGCATCGCTGGCGCCGGACGACGTGGTGCTCGTCAAGGCGTCGCGCGCCGCCGGCCTCGAACGGGTCGCATTGGCGATCGCGGGGGAGGCGGTCGCTTGA
- a CDS encoding UDP-N-acetylmuramoyl-L-alanyl-D-glutamate--2,6-diaminopimelate ligase, with the protein MELAELAQVLPGADVRGDRSVTVVDATVDSRAVAHGTLFCCVPGERADGHAFAGGAVARGASALLVERWLDVDAPQVRVSSVRSACGPAASAIFGRPSASMTVVGVTGTNGKTTTTFMLERAFAEAGMATGLIGTVEVRVGTVLLPVVHTTPEAPELQRLLARMRDAGVVAVAMEVSSHGLALDRVAGTRFACGIFTNLTRDHLDFHGSVESYEEAKARLFGGALAERGVINVDDPAGRRMAAGAAVPVVTFSIDSDADVRAMDVETTAEGSRFTCVVDGRHMAVRVPITGRYNVANALGTIAAFHALGLPLETAADGIAKLGGVPGRLEAVDVGQPFAVVVDYAHTPGALENVLRAARDVCEGRLIAVFGCGGDRDRGKRPLMGKIATSLADLSFVTSDNPRSEDPLAIIAEIEAGAQEGGGAYEVEPDRRAAIRAAVIAARPGDLVVIAGKGHETGQKFADRVLPFDDRVVAREELAALPGKR; encoded by the coding sequence ATGGAACTCGCCGAGCTCGCGCAGGTCCTTCCCGGTGCCGACGTCCGGGGCGACCGTTCGGTAACCGTGGTCGACGCCACGGTCGACTCGCGCGCCGTCGCGCACGGCACGCTCTTCTGCTGCGTACCCGGAGAACGCGCCGACGGTCATGCGTTCGCCGGGGGCGCCGTAGCACGCGGGGCGTCCGCTCTGCTCGTCGAGCGTTGGCTCGACGTCGATGCGCCGCAGGTCCGTGTGTCCTCCGTCCGGAGTGCGTGCGGCCCGGCGGCGTCGGCGATCTTCGGCCGTCCGTCGGCCTCGATGACCGTCGTCGGCGTCACCGGGACGAACGGTAAGACGACGACGACGTTCATGCTCGAGCGCGCGTTCGCGGAGGCCGGCATGGCCACCGGCCTCATCGGCACGGTCGAGGTTCGCGTCGGCACCGTCCTGCTGCCGGTGGTCCACACGACGCCTGAAGCGCCCGAGTTGCAGCGCCTCCTGGCGCGGATGCGCGATGCTGGGGTAGTCGCCGTCGCGATGGAAGTGTCAAGCCACGGGCTGGCGCTCGACCGTGTGGCCGGCACACGGTTCGCGTGCGGCATCTTCACAAACCTGACCCGGGACCACCTCGACTTCCACGGCTCGGTCGAATCGTACGAGGAGGCGAAGGCGCGTTTGTTCGGCGGCGCGCTCGCCGAACGCGGAGTGATCAACGTCGACGACCCCGCCGGGCGGCGGATGGCGGCCGGTGCCGCGGTCCCCGTCGTCACGTTCTCGATCGACTCCGACGCCGACGTCCGAGCGATGGACGTCGAGACGACGGCGGAGGGTTCGCGGTTCACCTGTGTCGTCGACGGGCGGCACATGGCGGTTCGCGTTCCGATCACCGGCCGGTACAACGTCGCGAACGCGCTCGGCACCATTGCAGCGTTCCACGCGCTCGGGCTTCCGCTCGAAACGGCGGCCGACGGGATCGCGAAGCTGGGCGGCGTTCCCGGGCGGCTCGAGGCCGTCGACGTGGGTCAGCCGTTCGCGGTCGTCGTCGACTATGCCCACACGCCGGGCGCATTGGAGAACGTCCTGCGCGCGGCGCGCGACGTGTGCGAGGGGCGACTGATCGCCGTCTTCGGCTGCGGCGGCGATCGCGACCGGGGCAAGCGGCCGCTGATGGGGAAGATCGCCACCTCACTCGCAGACCTGAGCTTCGTGACCTCGGATAATCCGCGTTCTGAGGATCCGCTCGCGATCATCGCGGAGATCGAAGCCGGCGCACAGGAAGGTGGCGGGGCGTACGAGGTGGAGCCGGACCGGCGAGCGGCGATCCGAGCCGCGGTGATCGCCGCCCGGCCCGGCGATCTCGTCGTCATCGCCGGGAAGGGCCACGAGACCGGTCAGAAGTTCGCCGATCGCGTGCTGCCCTTCGACGATCGGGTCGTCGCACGCGAGGAGCTCGCCGCCCTCCCTGGGAAGCGGTGA